The following coding sequences are from one Gossypium raimondii isolate GPD5lz chromosome 4, ASM2569854v1, whole genome shotgun sequence window:
- the LOC105767747 gene encoding E3 ubiquitin-protein ligase PUB23, producing the protein MEEIDVPPFFICPISLEIMTDPVTVPTGITYDRESIEKWLFSGKNTACPVTKQVIADCELTPNHTLRRLIQSWCMLNACHGIERIPTPKPPISKAQITELLNDAAKSPLHQIKCLRRLQSIASENATNKRCMESSGAVEFLASIVSNYDPTAVDGLLYNEFEPIRPTDEALNILYNLHLSEAALKNLMRKNGDIVVSLTRVMQRGTCKSRAYAVSLLKSMLEMADPMQLICLRHELFVELVRVLRDRISQQASKATLQLLVSVSPWGRNKVRVAEAGAVPVLIELLLCSSQKRACETILTVLDEVCRCAEGRSELRNHGAGLAIVSKKILRVSHVANQRAVRILLSISKFCATSNVLQEMLQLGIVAKLCLVLQVECGHKTKEKAKEVLKLHARVWMNSPCIPSNLRSSYPASS; encoded by the coding sequence ATGGAAGAAATTGATGTTCCTCCATTTTTTATCTGCCCAATTTCTCTGGAGATTATGACGGATCCTGTTACAGTTCCAACAGGGATCACATACGACAGGGAAAGCATTGAGAAGTGGTTGTTTTCAGGGAAGAACACTGCATGTCCCGTTACGAAGCAAGTTATTGCAGATTGTGAACTTACCCCGAATCATACTCTGAGAAGATTGATTCAATCATGGTGCATGTTAAATGCTTGCCatggaattgaaagaatcccAACGCCAAAGCCACCCATCAGCAAAGCTCAGATCACCGAACTCCTCAATGATGCCGCCAAGTCACCCTTGCACCAGATAAAGTGTCTCAGGCGGCTACAATCAATCGCTTCCGAGAATGCTACAAACAAGAGGTGCATGGAATCTTCGGGCGCGGTCGAGTTCTTGGCTTCAATTGTGAGCAATTACGACCCTACAGCTGTTGACGGATTGTTATATAATGAATTCGAGCCAATAAGACCAACTGATGAGGCTCTAAACATTCTGTACAATCTCCACCTCTCAGAAGCTGCTCTCAAGAATCTTATGCGCAAAAATGGTGATATCGTAGTGTCCTTAACGAGAGTAATGCAACGTGGAACCTGCAAGTCTCGTGCTTATGCAGTATCGTTGTTGAAATCAATGCTGGAGATGGCTGATCCAATGCAACTCATCTGCTTGAGACACGAATTATTCGTCGAATTGGTTCGAGTTTTACGTGATAGAATTTCTCAGCAGGCCTCAAAAGCTACACTGCAGTTGCTGGTAAGTGTTTCTCCATGGGGAAGAAACAAGGTCAGGGTAGCTGAAGCAGGCGCGGTACCTGTCTTGATTGAATTGCTTCTTTGTTCATCACAGAAAAGGGCTTGTGAAACAATACTAACAGTGCTCGATGAAGTTTGCCGGTGCGCCGAAGGCCGATCCGAGCTGCGAAATCATGGAGCAGGGCTTGCTATTGTTTCAAAGAAGATTCTTAGGGTTTCTCATGTTGCAAACCAAAGGGCAGTGAGAATTCTATTGTCTATTTCAAAGTTCTGTGCCACTTCTAATGTGCTTCAAGAGATGCTGCAATTAGGGATTGTGGCTAAATTGTGCTTGGTGCTTCAAGTGGAATGTGGACACAAGACTAAAGAGAAAGCTAAGGAGGTGCTCAAATTGCATGCTAGGGTATGGATGAATTCTCCTTGCATACCTAGCAATCTGCGCTCTTCATATCCAGCTTCATCATAA